The Mauremys reevesii isolate NIE-2019 linkage group 1, ASM1616193v1, whole genome shotgun sequence genome has a segment encoding these proteins:
- the LOC120395241 gene encoding uncharacterized protein LOC120395241, giving the protein MDLTSPPPGTTVAEKTLEATLQIYRSELRKPLTIVCDSKGTEEKLELHMERRVTLGEDSCLGPVAQAGEGRADLPRTQCHQVAPEAPGSEPLTRSTLDSLIAGQASHDLQIKHLTELLSTSCPLVAQVSVCQQCRKAHPGKMKGKKETSAELHGLRDIMDSHGFDGTVNSKLSRDQPPIKICKKCSKLRWKRPAGSVGADLPRRSHGIPQRWTPGDSSASDINHSKMAVLWLLPADKSKAQDGMGKTAPTRQPKMVSVATSTTELLQAGEKATGRPDGSPPKSPKASRARTPSPSRSKVLKQRLMCLKQIFSKLQNKVKSRMFKDSHSRTPDTKFIKPPYWKARASKGVRFPSY; this is encoded by the coding sequence atggatctgacatcgccacctccaggaaccacagtagcagagaagacactcgaagcgacactccagatttataggagcgagttgagaaagccccttaccaTTGTGTGTGACagcaaagggactgaagagaagctggagctgcacatggagaggagGGTTACTTTGGGAGAAGACTCCTGCCTGGGGCCAGTggcacaggcaggtgagggcagggcagatcttcccaggacccaatgccaccaggttgccccagaggccccaggctctgagccgctaacaagatccacccttgactctctGATTGCTGGGCAGGCTTCACACGACCTGCAGATCAAGCACCTGACGGAACTGTTGAGCACCTCCTGCCCCTTGGTGGCCCAGGTCTCAGTTTGCCAGCAGTGCCGCAAGGCACATCCAGGAAAGATGAAGGGTAAGaaggagacatctgctgagctgcatggtcttcGAGACATCATGGATTCACATGGGTTCGATGGAactgtgaattcaaagctctccagggacCAGCCGCCAATCAAAATCTGCAAGAAGTGCAGTAAACTTCGATggaagagaccagctggctctgtaggtgctgacttgcccagaagatcccatggaattccacagcgatggactccaggagactcctcagcatcTGACATCAACCACAGCAAGATGGCAGTGCTGTGGCTCCTTCCGGCAGACAAGAGCAAGGCGCAGGATGGCATGGGGAAAACGGCTCCCACCAggcaaccaaagatggtgtccGTTGCTACGAGTACAACAGAGCTtttgcaagctggggagaaagcaACTGGGAGACCTGACGGTTCTCCCCCAAAGTCACCAAAGGCCTCCAGAGCTAGGACACCATCTccttcaaggagcaaagttcTCAAGCAGAGGTTAATGTGCCTCAAGCAAATCTTCAGCAAGCTTCAAAACAAAGTGAAGTCCCGAATGTTCAAGGACTCTCATTCCAGAACACCTGACACTAAATTTATAAAGCCACCCTattggaaggcaagggcctccaagggtgtccGGTTTCCATcctactga
- the LOC120395354 gene encoding uncharacterized protein LOC120395354 yields the protein MDTPEPETQTLVRHPNEHEGLSLFAPLEVEGEHSSVESSEDKVNGKDIAQLDDAFLEDPQALDSVTSSSEDEPGSPCFCSMPIQIVEEDSKDDSYEEFMRLGMELTEPVPRREHKKVMRSIVCVAVYAVLNHCLREKLFEDCEGCVIDVPAQRRHDCVTWTSVDINCKLWGLCAELYLESLLNTVLAIGYAMQCLCLTQEHLA from the exons atggatacgccggaacccgaaacccaaactctcgtgaggcaccccaatgagcatgaaggcctctcattgttCGCCCCACTAGAGGTGGAAGGCGAACACAGCTCAGTTGAGTCATCagaggacaaggtgaatggaaaagacattgctcag cttgatgatgcctttctagaggacccgcaggccctggacagcgttacatcaagcagcgaagatgaaccgggctctccttgtttttgctcaatgccgatacaaattgttgaagaggactccaaGGATGACAGCTATGAGGAGTTTATGAGgcttggcatggaactaactgagccagtgccacgtcgtgagcaTAAAAAAGTCATGAGGTCTATTGtatgtgttgctgtttatgctgtccttaatcactgccttagggaaaagctttttgaagattgtgagggctgtgtcaTAGATGTGCCAGCCCAACGGCgccatgactgtgtgacttggacttcagtagatataaactgcaagctctggggcctgtgtgctgagctgtatttggaaagcttattaaacactgttcttgccataggttatgctatgcaatgtctgtgcctaacccaagaacatttagcgtaa